The window GATGCGGGCGAACTGCTCGGCGGCCCCCGGCTCCTTGTTGCGGTCGGGGTGGTACTTCAGGGCCAGCTTGCGGTAGGAACTCTTGATCTCGTCGGCGCTCGCGGTGCGCGAGACACTCAGCAGTTCGTAATAGTCCATGTGTGTTTGCACGCCAGGCATCACCCAGCCTCCGTCTCCCAGGTTAACACGACCGGACTCAAGAAACGTGGGCGCGTCTAGGCGGTGGGCATGGGATCAGGGACCCGCGCGAAGTAGTCCAGCCGCATCGCCCCCCGCACCGCCCGCATCGTCCCGGCGGCAACCTCCCGGCCCCGCTCGGTGCCGTCCCGGACGATAGCCTCCACGCCCACCCGGTCCCGCGCAAACTCGGCCCGGCGTCCGCGGATGGGGGCCAGGGTCGCCTCCAGCACCTCCAGCAGGTGCCGCTTGACCCGCACGTCGCCCAGGCCGCCCCGGCGGTAGTGGTCCTTGAGCGTCTGCACCCCCGCCTTATCCGGGTCGAAGGCGTCGAGGTAGGCGAAGACCGGGTTGCCCTCCACCGTGCCGGGGTCCTCCACCCGCAGGTGGTTGGGGTCCGTGTACATCCCGCGCACCTTGCGGGCCACCTCGTCCGCGCTGTCGGAGAGGAAGATGGCGTTACCCAGCGACTTGCTCATCTTGGCGCGGCCGTCCAGCCCGGGCAGGCGCGCGGTCTCCCCCACCAGCGCTTTCGGCTCGACCAGCACGGGCGCGTAGAGGTGGTTGAAGCGGCGCACGATCTCGCGCGTCTGCTCGATCATCGGAAGCTGATCGTCGCCGACCGGCACGAGGTTCGCCCCGAAAGCCGTGATGTCCGCCGCCTGGGACACGGGATACACGAAGAATCCGGCGGGCACCGCCTCCCCGAAGCCCTTCTGCGCGATCTCGGTCTTGACGGTCGGATTCTGCCGCAGGTGCGACACCGTGACGAGGTTGAGGTAGAAGACGGTGAGTTCGGCAATCTCGGGGACCTGGGACTGGATCACGAACGTCGCCGCCCGTGGGTCCAGGCCAACGGCGAGGTAATCCAGCGCCACCTCCAGCACGTTGTCCCGCACCTTCTGGGGATGCTCGAAGTTGTCGGTCAGCGCCTGCACGTCCGCGAGCAGGACGTAGGTTTCGTACTCGTGCTGGAGCGCGACCCGGTTTCGCAGCGAGCCGACGTAGTGGCCGATGTGGAGGGGACCGGTGGGGCGGTCGCCCGTCAGGATGCGGGGTTTGGTCATGGAGTCCTCCGAAGGGAAAAAGAAAAGGCGCCCAGATCACTCCGGGCGCGGCCTGCCAGCAGAAACGAGGAAGGTCACCCGGTCAACTTCCGGGCCACCACCACACGTTCTGCAGGCTCATGAGGGTCAGCATAGCAAGTTCTCCCGCCTACCGCTCCACCGCCGCGTAGGTGCCCAGCGCGATCATCGCCCCGCCGGAAGCGAGGCGCTGACCCTTCTGGAAGCGGGCATTCAGCCGCAGACGCGAGCCCAGCGGTCCGGCGAACACGGCCACGAGGAGGTCGGCGAGCGTATTCAGGACGACGGAGGTGGTGCCCAGCAGGACGAACTGCCAGAACACGTTTCCCGCATCGGCGCGAACGAACTGGGGGATGAAGGCCAGGAAAAACAGCGCCGTCTTGGGGTTGAGCATCTCGGTAATGATCCCCTGAGTGAAGGCCTGACGTTGCCGCCCAGCGCCCACGTCCAGTTCCAGCCTCTCCCGGGACAGCAGGGTGCGCACGCCGAGGTAGATCAGGTAAGCGGCGCCCGCGTACTTCACGACGCTGAAGGCCACCGACGAGGCCAGGATGAGGGCCGAGAGCCCGGCGGCAGAGGCGAAAACGTGGAACATCCCGCCCACCAGAGTGCCCAGCGAACTCTGCACCCCGTCGCGCCGCCCCCCGCCCAGGCTGCGCGCGAGGACGTACAGCAGCCCGGGACCGGGAAGTGCGGCGAGCACCAGGGCCGCCAGGAAGAACGCGCCGTACTGCTGGGGATCAACCATGGCTCAGCCTAGCAGCCGTCTCCTCAACCCCCCAGTCCAGGATGACCTTGCCGCTCCGCCCGCTGAGCATGGCGGCGAAGCCCTTCTGGTACTCGCCGATGGGGAAACGGTGCGTCAGGACGGGGGTGAGGTCGAGCCCCGACTGGATCAGGGCCGTCATCTTGTACCAGGTTTCGAACATCTCGCGGCCATAGATGCCCTTGATCGTCAGCATCTTGAAGATCACGTCGTTCCAGTCGATGTCCACGTGGCCCGAGGGAATGCCCAGCATCGCCACCTTGCCGCCGTGGTTCATCGTGCGGATCATCTGGGCCAGCGCCGCGCCGCTGCCGCTCATCTCCATCCCCACGTCGAAGCCCTCGGTCATGCCGAGTTCGGTCTGAGCGACGGCCCACAGATCCTCGCGGGCGACGTTGACGGCACGAGTCGCGCCCATCTTCCGCGCCAGGTCCAGGCGGTAGTCGTTCACATCGGTCACCACGACGTTCCGCGCCCCGACATGGCGGGCGACGGCAGCGGCCATCACGCCAATCGGGCCTGCCCCGGTGATCAGCACGTCCTCGCCCACCAGGTCGTAGGTCAGCGCCGTGTGGACCGCATTGCCGAAGGGGTCGAAGATGGAGGCGATCTCGTCGGGGATGCCCTCGGGGATCTTGAAGGCGTTGAAGGCGGGCAGCACGAGGTACTCGGCAAAACTTCCCGGGCGGTTCACCCCCACCCCCTGCGTGTTGCGGCAGAGGTGGCGGCGACCGGCGCGGCAGTTGCGGCAGTGCCCACAGGTGACGTGGCCCTCGCCGCTCACCCGGTCCCCGATCTCGAAGCCGCGCACCTCCGAGCCCATCCCGGCGACCACGCCGACGTATTCGTGGCCGACGACCATGGGGACGGGGATCGTCTTCCGCGCCCACTCGTCCCACCTGTAGATATGCACGTCGGTGCCGCAGATGGAGCTGTTCTTGATGCGGATGAGCAGGTCGTTCGGGCCGGGCGTGGGCACTTCCGTCTCGACCATCCACAAGCCCTCGCGCGCTTCCTGCTTGCTGAGGGCCTTCATGGTGGTGGGGGTCGAGGTCGTATCAACGGGCGAGGGGGCGGTCATGGCAGGTCCTTTCGGGGAGGGGGTGCCTCCCGGTGTCGTCATAGGCGGGGCCGCGCTGGGGCGGCGCACTCGGTTTCCAGCCCACCATAACGCGGGGGAAGGCCACCCACCATGCCCGCTCTCACGCCGAAGGCCCAAGTGAGCCTCAAGGTGGGGAGGAGGCTGGCCGGGTACGCTGGACGCATGATCCGCTACCGCAGGCAGAACGCCCTGACCCCCGAAAAAGACGCCGAGATCACGGTGAACCTCACGCCGCTGCTGTTTTTCGCGGTGGGCTACGTGGCGATGCGGGCGCTGCTGGGCACGTTGATGCAGGGGCAGAACGAGTAGCCGCTGCGGTACCCTGTCCGCATGACTGCTCCCAGCGCCCCCCCGCAGTTCAAGAGCGCCGCCAGCGGCCGCACCGTCGTGCCCGGCTGGATGAACCTCGTGCCCGGCCAGCCCGACGCCATTGAGGTGCAGCTCGACCTGGCCCCCGACGACCTGGCCCGCGAGCACGCCTGCCTGCTCGTCGAGTACTGGCCGGACGGGAAGGACCTGACCCTTCAGAGCATCCTGCCCGTGCGGGCCTTTTCCGCCACGCCGGAGGGCTGGTGCCTGTTCGTCCCCTCGCAGGGCCGGGTGCTCGTGCGCGCCATCGACCCGCAGCCCAATCCGCCCGTGCTGGCCAGTCACTGGCTGAATATGGAGCCGGGGACGCCCGCTGGGACGAGCGTGACGGTCAGCATCAAGTTCCCCCAGCAGGCGCCGGACACGGCGAACGGTTAAGGGAGGGGGCCGCCGTTCATGACCCGACGCTGAAGGTCGGGACGGCGCCCCCACATGCCTGGCCCCCTACCAAGGCACATGCTGCGCGGGAGAGGAGACAAGGTGCCCTACCGCCTCAGCATGGAGTTGCAGTCCGGCGCCGCCACCGAGCACTTCGAGCGCGAGTTTGGCAACCTGCTGGACGCCAAGCGCTACGCCCACAACCAGGTGCGCGGCGACATCTTCTGGACCGTGCGGGAGGATCACCTGGACGGCCTCGCTCCCGAGTACGCCTTCCGCATCGAGGCGGTCGGGGAGGATGCGGGGAAGCCCCTCGACCTGGACCAGGAGACGAGTGCCGACACCCAGAGCGACTCGCTCTTCACGCCCCAGGGTCCCGTGGACGACTCGCGCTGACGGAGCGCTGACCGCTTACCCCAGCCCCAGCAACCCCTCCACCCCGCGCCGCGTTGCCGACAGAGCCTCGGGAATACGCCAGGCCGCGCGGTCGCGGGGGCCAACCGGATTGCTGACCCCCCGAATCTCCAGGGCCGGAACACTGGAGAACAGCGCCGCGTGCGCCACGCCCGCCCCCTCCATCCCCTCGGTGAGCGCGCCGGGGTGACGGCGGGAGAGGTCGAGGGCCTGCTGCGCCGTTCCGGTCACGGTATTCAGCGTGAGGGTCGGGCCGCACGCCGCCCCCACGCGCTCGGCGAGGCCACGTGCCCCCTCCCAGGCGGGGAAGATTCCGGCGTGGGGGGTGTCCGGCACGACGGAGAGCCCCAGCGCCGTGAGGTCGAGAAACTGGTCGCCATCCCGCGCCCCCAGGTCGGCCTGCACGATCACGCTGGACACGGCGAGGTCGCCCGGCCCGAGCCCGCTGCCCGGGTACGCCCCCCCGATGCCCGCGCTTACCGCGAGGTCGAAGGGTTCCCGGGAAAGCGCGTCCGCCGTGGCGAGTGCGGCGGCCACCGGCCCGACGCCACTGACCACCACCCGGGCGGGCAGGTCCGCCAGCCGGGCGGCCTCCCCGGCGGTGGCGACGACGATCAGCACCTTCATGGGGCCACCGTAGCGCGGATGGGCACGGGAAGGCGGACGCCCGGCCCCGCGAGCGTCCGCCTGGAGGAACGTTCAGGCGTCCGTCTTCGTCCCGACCACCTGCGGCGGCTGCACCGCGCTCGCCCCGTTCCCCTTCGGCTGGCCCCGGTTCTGGAGCAGGCTCAGCAGGTTCACGCCCGTCGCGTTCTCGACCTGCTCGACCATGCCGATGATGTTGGCGGGGAGGGTCTGCACGGCGCTCCTCGTCGCCTGGCCGTTGCCCGAGTCGATCACGGTGAGCTTGTCGATC is drawn from Deinococcus aerius and contains these coding sequences:
- the tdh gene encoding L-threonine 3-dehydrogenase produces the protein MKALSKQEAREGLWMVETEVPTPGPNDLLIRIKNSSICGTDVHIYRWDEWARKTIPVPMVVGHEYVGVVAGMGSEVRGFEIGDRVSGEGHVTCGHCRNCRAGRRHLCRNTQGVGVNRPGSFAEYLVLPAFNAFKIPEGIPDEIASIFDPFGNAVHTALTYDLVGEDVLITGAGPIGVMAAAVARHVGARNVVVTDVNDYRLDLARKMGATRAVNVAREDLWAVAQTELGMTEGFDVGMEMSGSGAALAQMIRTMNHGGKVAMLGIPSGHVDIDWNDVIFKMLTIKGIYGREMFETWYKMTALIQSGLDLTPVLTHRFPIGEYQKGFAAMLSGRSGKVILDWGVEETAARLSHG
- a CDS encoding uracil-DNA glycosylase, which encodes MTAPSAPPQFKSAASGRTVVPGWMNLVPGQPDAIEVQLDLAPDDLAREHACLLVEYWPDGKDLTLQSILPVRAFSATPEGWCLFVPSQGRVLVRAIDPQPNPPVLASHWLNMEPGTPAGTSVTVSIKFPQQAPDTANG
- the trpS gene encoding tryptophan--tRNA ligase; its protein translation is MTKPRILTGDRPTGPLHIGHYVGSLRNRVALQHEYETYVLLADVQALTDNFEHPQKVRDNVLEVALDYLAVGLDPRAATFVIQSQVPEIAELTVFYLNLVTVSHLRQNPTVKTEIAQKGFGEAVPAGFFVYPVSQAADITAFGANLVPVGDDQLPMIEQTREIVRRFNHLYAPVLVEPKALVGETARLPGLDGRAKMSKSLGNAIFLSDSADEVARKVRGMYTDPNHLRVEDPGTVEGNPVFAYLDAFDPDKAGVQTLKDHYRRGGLGDVRVKRHLLEVLEATLAPIRGRRAEFARDRVGVEAIVRDGTERGREVAAGTMRAVRGAMRLDYFARVPDPMPTA
- the mqnB gene encoding futalosine hydrolase is translated as MKVLIVVATAGEAARLADLPARVVVSGVGPVAAALATADALSREPFDLAVSAGIGGAYPGSGLGPGDLAVSSVIVQADLGARDGDQFLDLTALGLSVVPDTPHAGIFPAWEGARGLAERVGAACGPTLTLNTVTGTAQQALDLSRRHPGALTEGMEGAGVAHAALFSSVPALEIRGVSNPVGPRDRAAWRIPEALSATRRGVEGLLGLG
- a CDS encoding LysE family translocator; amino-acid sequence: MVDPQQYGAFFLAALVLAALPGPGLLYVLARSLGGGRRDGVQSSLGTLVGGMFHVFASAAGLSALILASSVAFSVVKYAGAAYLIYLGVRTLLSRERLELDVGAGRQRQAFTQGIITEMLNPKTALFFLAFIPQFVRADAGNVFWQFVLLGTTSVVLNTLADLLVAVFAGPLGSRLRLNARFQKGQRLASGGAMIALGTYAAVER